In Rhizobium sp. 11515TR, the DNA window CCTGCCAATTGGGGTCGGCGGCCAGCCGCCCGCGCCGCGCCTCGCGATCATCGAGGCTTGAATAGGCCCAGATGTGAACGATCTCGTTGATGACACCGATTTCCGAGTAGAAGTAGCCGACAAGATTGCCGAGATGCGCCTTCTGGATCGCAATCCCCTCCTCTTCCACGACCTGCAGATATTGCGGGATGGTGCCGTTCTTCAGCCGGTAGGTGCGGATCTCGTAAAACATCGGCCTCACCTCATGACAAAGGGATCGGGGATCGGATCATCTGATGTGCGCAGCCAGATCGTCTTGGTGCGGGTATAGTCGAGCGCCGCCGCAAGCCCGCCTTCCCTGCCATGGCCGGAAAGGCCAAAGCCACCGAAGGGCGCGATCGGCGATACCGCGCGATAGGTGTTGACCCAGACGACGCCGGCGCGGATGCCCTTCATCAGGCGATGGGCGCGCGTCAGGTTCTGGGTGAAGACGCCGGATGCCAGGCCGTAGCGGGTGTCGTTTGCAAGCCTCAACGCTTCTGCCTCGCTCTCGAACGAGACAACCGACAGAACCGGTCCAAAGAATTCCTCGGCCAATGACGGCGAGTTGACACCATCGCAATCGAGGATCGTCGGCGGGAAGTAATAACCCACGCCGTCCGGCTTTTGGCCGCCGGTGACCAGCCGAGCGCCGCTCGCAATGGATTTCTCGACGAGAGTGGCCACATGATCCTGCTGGCGCTTCGTGGCGAGCGGGCCGACCTCCGTTGCCATGTCGAGCGGCGAACCGATGCGGATCGCCTCGGCCTTGCGCTTGAGGATCGACAGAAAGGCGTCCTTGACGCTGGCCTCGACGATCAGCCGCGAGCCGGCAACGCAGCTTTGACCGGTCGCCGCGAAAATGCCGGCGACTTGCGCATTCGCGGCGCTCTCGAGATGGGCATCGGCAAAGACGATGAAGGGCGATTTGCCGCCCAGTTCCAGCGAGGTCGAAGCAAGGTTCTCGGCCGAATTGCGGATGACATGGCGTGCCGTCTCCGGCCCGCCGGTAAAGGCGATATGCGCGACCTTCGGATGCCGCCCGAGTGCCGCACCGCAGGAAGGGCCGAAACCGGTGATGATGTTGACGACGCCGGGCGGGAAACCCGCCTCATGAACCATGCGCGCGAATTCCAGAAGCGGCGCCGGCCCGTCTTCCGATGCCTTGACGACCATGGTGCAGCCGGCCGCAAGCGCGGGGCCGATCTTGACGGCCGACAGGAACAGCTGGCTGTTCCAGGGAACGACCATGGCAACGACGCCGACCGGTTCACGGCGCAGCCAGACATCCGTGTCCGGCTTGTCGATCGGCAGATAGGAGCCCTCGATCTTGTCGGCGATGCCGGCATAGTAGCGATAGTAATCGGCGATATAGGCTATCTGCGCCGAGGTCTCGCGAATGATCTTGCCGGTGTCGCGCGTTTCCAATTCGGCAAGTTTCTGGGCTTTGGCCGCAACGAGATCTGCGAGCTTGTAGAGGAGCTTGCCGCGCTGCGTAGCCGTCGTCTTTGCCCAGGGACCATCATAAAGCGCCCTCTCGGCGGCATCGACGGCGCGGTCGACATCAGCCTCCCGTGCTTCCGGCATGTCTGCCCAGACGTCGCCGGTCGCGGGATCGATGCTCTGGAAGCGAGCTTCCCCATCCAGAAACTCGCCATCGATATAATACTGGAAGCGCTGCATGGCGTTTACTCCGCAAATGCCGGCATGACTTCGGCGATGAAGCGTTCGAGCGAGGCCTTCTTGCGCTCGAAGGACATGCCTGTGTCGATCCAGAAGGAATATTCGTCGTAACCCATCGCTTCATAGGTCTTTAGCCGGGCAATCACTGTCGACGCATCGCCGACGACATTGTTGCTGCGCATGACAGCATCGGACAGCATGGCGTTGGCTAGAATCTCTTCTTCGGGAATGCGCTCGATCAGGCCCTGATGGACCGGCTTCTCGTTCTTGAACCAGGCGAAGAAGTAGTTATAGTAGACGCTGAGCTCGTGAGCGGCCCGCGCGATGTCGTCCTCGGACGAGCCGACATAGGTATGGCGCAGGAGCATGATCTTCGGCCGCTCCATATACGGGCTCTTGGCGCAGGCATCGTTGAACCGCCCCATCAGCGCCTCGACTTCATCGTCACCCTGCCAGAGCGGCGTCACCTGGACATTACAGCCATTGGCGACGGCGAATTCATGCGAATTCGGGTCGCGCGCGGCAACCCAGATCGGCGGGTTCGGCTGCTGCAGCGGCTTCGGCGCTGAAGTGGTCGACGGGAATTTGAAGAATTCGCCCTCATGGGCGTAATCCCCCTGCCAGATGCCTTTGACAGCCGGGATCAGCTCGCGCATGCGCTGGCCAGCGCCCCAGGCGTCGAGACCCGGCAACAATCGCTCATATTCGAAGGAATAGGCGCCGCGGGCAATGCCGATATCGAGCCTGCCGTCGCAGATGATGTCGGCCATGGCGGCTTCACCGGCAAGCTTGATCGGATGCCAGAAGGGCGCGATCACCGTTCCCGTTCCGAGCCTTGCCCGCGATGTCCGCCGCGCCAGATCGGCGATGGTCACGAAAGGGTTCGGTGCGATGGTAAAATCCATCCCGTGATGCTCGCCCGTCCAGATCGCGTGCATGCCGCCCCTGTCGGCGATCTCGCACAGCGCGACGAACTCCTCATAGAGGCTTTTATGCGTCTGGTTCGCGTCGAGGCGCTCCATGTGAACGAAGAGAGAGAATTTCATGCTTGTACCGCCTTCCCGGAAACCGGCCGCACCATGCCGGAGGTCTCATCGCCAAAATAGACCCCGAAATTGCCGATCTGGCTTTCCAGCGCGAAGCGGGAGACGATATCGGCCGTGGAGCTGGTCTTGAAATGCGCGGTCTTGAGTGCATCCGGCTTGAGGAACCGGCCCTCGCGCGGCTCACCTTGTGAAGCAAAGGCCCGATAGACGATGTGATGCTTGCCGTCGCTCTTGCCTTCATAGACGGAATAGAGAAAGCCGACAGTCACGGTAAGGCCGGTGAGCGTTTGCAAATACTGACCGAGAATGTCGGCTGGGCTTCCCTCCCGGCCCTCGCAATTCGGAAGAGCAAGAACATCATGGCCAAGCAGCAGGATTTCGCCATCGCGCTCGACCACCGCGCCAAGCTCGATATTACCTTCCGCGGCGGCGGAGACTGCCTCACTTGCCAGGATCGGCGTGAAATAGCCGCCGCGGGCATAGCCGAGGCCATTGCGGCCGCTATTGTCGAACGAGACGATACGACCCATCAGGACGACATGGTCGCCGGCATCGACCACCTGCTCCATGGCGCACTCGAACCAGGCGGCGACATCGGCAAGGATCGGACAACCATTTAACCCAGAATTCCATTCGACGGCGGCAAACCGATCTTCAACGGGCCTAGCAAAGGTGTTGGAGACGGCCTTCTGCGTTTCCGACAGCACATTGATGGCAAAGTGCTTCGAGCTCGTCATGGCCGTGAAATTACGCGAGGTCTTGGCAAGGCAGACGAGAAGAAGCGGCGGATCGAGCGAGACCGATGTGAAGGAATTGGCTGTAAAGCCGAGCGGCAGACCCGCCTGATCGCGTGCGGTGACGACCGTCACACCGGTCGGAAATGCGCCGAAGGCGTCACGCAACGCCCGTGGATCGAAATCTTGTGTCGTCATCTTGCGTCCTCCCCGCATGAAAGCCACTCGGCAAGCAGCTCATTGACGATTTCAGGCGCCGTCAGGTTCACCATATGGCGGTGGCCTTCGACGATGCGCGCCCAGCCTTTGGGTGCAGCCGCAGCCATCTGCTCCGCCATCCGCGGCGTCGAATTCGGATCGTCCGAACCCGTCAGGAACAGAGCCGGCGCCATGACATCCGGCCAGCGATCGGCATAGGTCTCATCACCGCCGGCAAAAGCCGCATAGGCAGTGGCATAAGCTTTCGGATCCACAAGGCCCAACCAGGTCCGCGTGAGCTCCCGCGCGACTCCACTTTGAGCATCATCGCCGAACCAACGCAGCAGCGGACCTTCCTTGTCGACACCTGAAATCGGTATTGCGGCTGCGCGCGCCAGCACGGCCGCCTTGGCCTCGGGATCGCGCCGATAGACACCATTGAGATAGGCGACCCGCTTGATCCGCTTACCGAAGGTGGCGGCAGCCCCTCCTGCAACGAGCGCACCCATCGAATGGCCGGCAACATTGACCTGACCCAACGCCATCTCATCGAGAAAGCCGCCGAACCAGGCGACAAAGGCTTCCAGCTTGCTGCCGGAGGGCAAACCAACGCTTTCCCCATGGCCCGGCATATCGACGGCGATGACGCGCTGGCTTTTGGAAAAAACCTCGATCTGTGGCGTCCAGGCTTCAAGCCGCATGCCGACGCCGTGGATCAGAACCAGTGGCTCGCCTTTGCCGACCTCATGATAGGCTGTGCCGCGCGCCGTGCGCTTGCGACGCAAGCCTCCCACAGTCAGATGATCGGCCTTGTTCTGATCCATCGTTTCCATCGCCGGCATCCAGACGCCCGATCTCTTAAACGCCGGCCGGATTGGAGACGTCCTGCCCCAGATCCCTGAGATCCTGGTAGCGATCGCCGATGCGATGATGCGGCCGACCACCGATTGAGGCACCAAGCGCAATGACGATTTCGTCAGCGGCCGGTGCATCCGGTATCGACGTCTGGATTGTCAGATAATGCGAGCGGCGACCTTCATCATTCTTGTCCATCAGCGGAATCATGATCGGTGCATTGGCCGGTCCTCGCGTGTTGCAGAAGGCGAGATAGGATTTGGCGCCGACGGCATGGCGATAGTGATTGCCGAAACGAAGAGTGTGGATCAGCGCGGATGCATGCTCGATCTCGCCATCAAGACCGACGACGGCGGATTTGCCATAGGCTTCGACCGCCTCGCCCGATCCGACCGCATCGATGATCATCTTGGTGAGCAATTCACCGAGAACAGGCGCAGCGGCATGAATCTCGGGCTTCAGATCCGCGACGAAGCCACGGCCAGCCCAAGGGTTTTTGACGATCGCGCATGCCGAGAAGAGCTTCAACGGCGTGGCCGCTGCCCTGCCCCCTTCAATAAGCGTCGTTTCGATCTGCAGGACAGTTTTTCGGATCTGAAGGCCCATGGCTCGCTCTCATCTAAGATTATGTATGATGGTATGCCATAATATATGACTGTCAAGCGCCTTTAAACGACCGGACTGAAAAACGTGCCGCACACCAGAAATCGCAAGCTATAACAATGCCTTATTAATAAGCAGCAACAAGCGCCCGCGAAAGCGATGCTTGCGTTGCATATTTTTCAGCTATCGATGTTCCGCTTTTGTATTCGTTATTATGGTATACCGTCACACCGAAGGCGCGGGAGAGTCAACCCGCTTCACCAGACAAACGACAATTTGAATAAGACGTGACGCCCACCGGCATCCGCCGTGGTGCAAGTCGGCTCGTCACACGGCGAGAATTTCGCCGACGTTAGCCCTGGCGGACGATGGCGCCGATTGCATTGACAACGATACGCGCGGCGGTCAGGGCCGAAAGGCCATCGATATCGGCGGGAGGATAGAGCTCCACCAGATCAAACCCCGCAATGTCAGCCCGCCGGCCTAGGCCGGCGATCAGGTCGATGACCTGCGTATAGGTGAGACCGCCCGGCGTCCGCGCCGCCACACCCGGCATAATGCCGGGATCGATGCTGTCGCAGTCCAGGGTCACGACGACTCGAGCTCCCTCCGGAATATGCCGAAGAGCGGCTTCGACCCCTTGGGCGTGGATCTCCCGGGCTGTGACAAAGCAGCTGCCATAGCGTTGCGCTGTCTCGACATCAGAAGGACGAGCGCTGCCGACGCTTCGCAGGCCGACCTGCACCATTCCAGCGACATGCGGCATCTCGCTTGCCCGCCGCATCGGGCTTGAATAGCCGTAGCGCTCGCCATGCAACTCGTCGCGCCAGTCGATATGGGCATCGATCTGCAAGATCCAGACCGGCCCCTCATCCGCAAAGCCGGCGATGAAGGGGATCGTGACGGAACAATCGCCGCCAAGCAGGATCGGCACGGCCGGCAATGCCAGCACCTCGCGCGTCTTCGCCTCGATCCGGTCCCGGTTGCCGGCATTGTCGTGCATAACAGTCTCGATGTTTCCGGCATCGACGCAGCAAGCAGGCTTACCGTCGAACAGCGGGCCGCCGAGATCGAAATCCCAGTGTTCGACCAGCCCGGCATCGTCTTGGCTGGCAGCGCGGATCGCTCCGGCCGACAGGGCATAGCCGCTGCTGTCCTTGCCGGGATAGGTGCTGCCGTGACCGGCGCCGAAGATCACCACATGCGGCAGACGACCATCGTCAAAGCGGTCCGGGAAGCCGAGAAAGGAAGAGGAAGCCGTCATCTTCATGGCCTTGGC includes these proteins:
- a CDS encoding alpha/beta fold hydrolase produces the protein METMDQNKADHLTVGGLRRKRTARGTAYHEVGKGEPLVLIHGVGMRLEAWTPQIEVFSKSQRVIAVDMPGHGESVGLPSGSKLEAFVAWFGGFLDEMALGQVNVAGHSMGALVAGGAAATFGKRIKRVAYLNGVYRRDPEAKAAVLARAAAIPISGVDKEGPLLRWFGDDAQSGVARELTRTWLGLVDPKAYATAYAAFAGGDETYADRWPDVMAPALFLTGSDDPNSTPRMAEQMAAAAPKGWARIVEGHRHMVNLTAPEIVNELLAEWLSCGEDAR
- a CDS encoding flavin reductase family protein, producing MTTQDFDPRALRDAFGAFPTGVTVVTARDQAGLPLGFTANSFTSVSLDPPLLLVCLAKTSRNFTAMTSSKHFAINVLSETQKAVSNTFARPVEDRFAAVEWNSGLNGCPILADVAAWFECAMEQVVDAGDHVVLMGRIVSFDNSGRNGLGYARGGYFTPILASEAVSAAAEGNIELGAVVERDGEILLLGHDVLALPNCEGREGSPADILGQYLQTLTGLTVTVGFLYSVYEGKSDGKHHIVYRAFASQGEPREGRFLKPDALKTAHFKTSSTADIVSRFALESQIGNFGVYFGDETSGMVRPVSGKAVQA
- a CDS encoding LLM class flavin-dependent oxidoreductase is translated as MKFSLFVHMERLDANQTHKSLYEEFVALCEIADRGGMHAIWTGEHHGMDFTIAPNPFVTIADLARRTSRARLGTGTVIAPFWHPIKLAGEAAMADIICDGRLDIGIARGAYSFEYERLLPGLDAWGAGQRMRELIPAVKGIWQGDYAHEGEFFKFPSTTSAPKPLQQPNPPIWVAARDPNSHEFAVANGCNVQVTPLWQGDDEVEALMGRFNDACAKSPYMERPKIMLLRHTYVGSSEDDIARAAHELSVYYNYFFAWFKNEKPVHQGLIERIPEEEILANAMLSDAVMRSNNVVGDASTVIARLKTYEAMGYDEYSFWIDTGMSFERKKASLERFIAEVMPAFAE
- a CDS encoding aldehyde dehydrogenase, encoding MQRFQYYIDGEFLDGEARFQSIDPATGDVWADMPEAREADVDRAVDAAERALYDGPWAKTTATQRGKLLYKLADLVAAKAQKLAELETRDTGKIIRETSAQIAYIADYYRYYAGIADKIEGSYLPIDKPDTDVWLRREPVGVVAMVVPWNSQLFLSAVKIGPALAAGCTMVVKASEDGPAPLLEFARMVHEAGFPPGVVNIITGFGPSCGAALGRHPKVAHIAFTGGPETARHVIRNSAENLASTSLELGGKSPFIVFADAHLESAANAQVAGIFAATGQSCVAGSRLIVEASVKDAFLSILKRKAEAIRIGSPLDMATEVGPLATKRQQDHVATLVEKSIASGARLVTGGQKPDGVGYYFPPTILDCDGVNSPSLAEEFFGPVLSVVSFESEAEALRLANDTRYGLASGVFTQNLTRAHRLMKGIRAGVVWVNTYRAVSPIAPFGGFGLSGHGREGGLAAALDYTRTKTIWLRTSDDPIPDPFVMR
- a CDS encoding agmatinase, whose product is MTASSSFLGFPDRFDDGRLPHVVIFGAGHGSTYPGKDSSGYALSAGAIRAASQDDAGLVEHWDFDLGGPLFDGKPACCVDAGNIETVMHDNAGNRDRIEAKTREVLALPAVPILLGGDCSVTIPFIAGFADEGPVWILQIDAHIDWRDELHGERYGYSSPMRRASEMPHVAGMVQVGLRSVGSARPSDVETAQRYGSCFVTAREIHAQGVEAALRHIPEGARVVVTLDCDSIDPGIMPGVAARTPGGLTYTQVIDLIAGLGRRADIAGFDLVELYPPADIDGLSALTAARIVVNAIGAIVRQG
- a CDS encoding NIPSNAP family protein → MFYEIRTYRLKNGTIPQYLQVVEEEGIAIQKAHLGNLVGYFYSEIGVINEIVHIWAYSSLDDREARRGRLAADPNWQAFLPKIRDLIEQAENKIMKPAGFSPLG
- a CDS encoding amino acid synthesis family protein, translating into MGLQIRKTVLQIETTLIEGGRAAATPLKLFSACAIVKNPWAGRGFVADLKPEIHAAAPVLGELLTKMIIDAVGSGEAVEAYGKSAVVGLDGEIEHASALIHTLRFGNHYRHAVGAKSYLAFCNTRGPANAPIMIPLMDKNDEGRRSHYLTIQTSIPDAPAADEIVIALGASIGGRPHHRIGDRYQDLRDLGQDVSNPAGV